TTCGTCCTCGGTGACCACACCACCCGCGTTGCGGATGACGTGCGCCTCACCCTCGTTGAGCCCGAGGATGCCGTAGACGTCGAGTCGGGCGTCCATGCAGGCGACCACGGTCACGTGCTTGGACGGGGGCAGCGGCAGCGGGCCGGTGAAGTTCTCGGCGTAGACGGCGTTGTTGGCGAGCAGTTGATCGGTGACGGACATGTTCGGATCCTTGTCGTGCCGATGGAGGACCCACCCGGGCCACCGCGTGAACCGGGTGGGTTCGGACGCGGAACGGCCACGCACACGGACGGTCGCACGCGCGCGTGACCTACCGACAAGCCTCGTCGAACAGGCGGACACGACGAGTCGGCCAGAAGGCCTCGATCGTCGTCGCGCTCGTGTCCATGGGAGACAGTCAACGCACCCGACCGGCGTCCGCGCAAGGCAACAACCGTTCGAAGGGGGTGGGCGGACGTCCACCGCGGTGCCCGGTGCGGTGCCCGGTGCGTCGCCCCGGTCGGCTCGCCCCGCGGCGCGGGCGGCGCGTTGCTCCGTGCGAGGGAGGGGGTGTCACGGGGCGGGTGGCCGTTCGTTGCCCATGCATGACAGATCTCATGGTGAAGATTCCGGCCGACTGGCTGGCCCGGGTGTTCCTTTCGCTGCGCCGCGGCTCCTCGCCGGACGCGCAGAGCCTGGCTTCCGAACTGGCGCCGTTCACGGAGAAGCCCGGACAGCGGATCCCGATCCCGCGGGCGACCGTTCTGCGGACCGAGCAGGCGTTGAGAGGAGAACTCGAACGCGCCGCGACCGACGAGCGGCGGGCGCGGCTGGCCGAGGAGGCCGACTACCTGATCGGGGTCCGGGGCGGCGGGCGGATCCCCTAGTCCGTCTGCACCGTCCCCTGTCGCCCGACACCGAAGCCTGCCACCGGCCCCGACCCGCGCCCTTCGACAGGTCCGCCCGCCCCGTGTTCTCGCGGGGCGGGCGGACCGGTTCGCAGGGTCAGGTCAGGGCGGGTCGGTGCCGCCTCCGCGGCCCGGCCGTACGGTCGAGGCGCGGAGCGAGGGCGACGGTACGACCTCGACGCCGCTGCCGACCGGGCTCCCGTCGCAGCAGGAGGACGGCGAGCAACATCGGGGGGACGGTCAGGAGTATGAACGTCACCGCGGTGCCGCTTCCTCCGAGGGGCCTGGTCGGTCCGGCGGGCCGGGTGGCGCCGAGCCCTCCGCACCGTCCCCCGGCTTCCGACGGAGGCCGCCGTAAGGGGAGGGCACGGCCGGTCCCGTCGCCGCTGCCGCGGCCAGGAGGCGTTGCACGGCCCTGGACTGGTTCACCATCCTCAGGCGCCGTCCGTGCCGGCACCAGTCGTCCAGGACGCGCAGGAGCCCGGAGTCGGCGAAGGTGACGCGGGAGGTGTCCAGGACGAGCCCGGTGTAGCCGTGGGCGGCGGCCATGGCGAGGGTCACGCGCAGGGGGCGGGCGGTGTGGTGATCGATCTCGCCCGCCGGGGCGATGGTCAGGACGTTTCCCCGGGAGTGGACCGTTATGGCGCAGGGCGCGCTGTCGGCGCCGGTGTCGTGGGGGGTCGTGTGGGCCAGTATCGGGCTGCTCGTCGCTGTACTCACGAACCGGACAACGGTCCGGCCCCCCGGGGAGGCAACGCGACCGGGGGTCGCTTCACCCCTCGTCGGGGTCAAGATCCCCGGTGTGGGCGAAAACGGTCCCCCGTTCGGGGCAGAACCGCGCACGGCCGGTCGGATGGTCATCCGACCGGGAGTCGGGCTCCGGGCGAAGGCGGGCGCCTTGGGGCGGTGGTGCTCAGACGGGGATGAGTACCCGCGCTCACGACGCCGACCCCAACCGCGCCCGACCATGGAAGCACCGCAAGAAGCCCTCGTGAAAGGCACCAGCGTGCTCAGTCGCATCGCCTCCGCCGTCGTGCCCGTGTTCGGACGTCTGACCGTCACGGCCGACGTCGCGTCGC
This region of Streptomyces sp. NBC_00513 genomic DNA includes:
- a CDS encoding STAS domain-containing protein codes for the protein MSTATSSPILAHTTPHDTGADSAPCAITVHSRGNVLTIAPAGEIDHHTARPLRVTLAMAAAHGYTGLVLDTSRVTFADSGLLRVLDDWCRHGRRLRMVNQSRAVQRLLAAAAATGPAVPSPYGGLRRKPGDGAEGSAPPGPPDRPGPSEEAAPR